Genomic window (Spirosoma sp. KCTC 42546):
GTGGAGGTACGGCCAGTACGCTGGGGATTGTAGCCTCTACCTTACAGATTCATAATTTTCGGCCGTTGTTAGATGCCAATGGCAACTATTTCAACTACGCTGGTCTGGCCGATATGGCCGACATTTATAACCCACTAGCCGTGGCGAAGGAAACGATTACCTCGCAAAAAGGCCTTCGTTTGCTGGGGAATATCAACCTCGATTACCAGATCATGGATGGACTAAAATTCAACGTGCTGATAGGGGGGAGTCTTATAAGCGGCAAGGGCATGTATTTTCGGCCGCAACGCGTTTACTTCGCCAATGAGCTGGCGCTAGGTACCGATAACTCATCCCTGATTACGAACTGGCTCACCGAGTACACCTTAAATTACACGAAGAGTTTCAACAAGCACTCCATTTCGGCTTTGGCAGGTTATACGGTTCAGAAAGAACATGGTGAGTCTAATTTGTTGAGCAGTAATAAGTTTCCGAATAATTTAGTGCCTACCTTAAGTGCCGTTGGTGGGCTGATCACCAACGGAACGTCAAGCATTTATGAGTGGTCGTTGCTGTCTTATCTGGCACGGGTCAATTACAATTACAACAGTAAATACTACGTAACTACCTCCATTCGTACGGATGGATCGTCCCGCTTTGGAACTGAAAATAAATATGGGATATTCCCATCTGTTGCCCTGGCCTGGCGTATTTCGGATGAAAGTTTCCTGAAAAACATCCGCGCCCTCAACGAACTTAAACTCCGGACCAGCTACGGTGAAACCGGGAACAATAATATTGGTAACTACGACCAGTATGGAACCATCGCCTACGAAAATTATGGTCTGGGCAACTCAGTAGCAACGGCCATTGCACCCGGTCGTATTGGCAACCCATCCTTAACCTGGGAGAAACAAACCTCCATCAATTTTGGGGTCGATGCCAGTTTCTTTAACAACCGGATCAGCGGCTCTATTGACCATTTTCAATCTAAAAACACGGACCTGCTGCTGAACGTAAACATCCCGAATAATACCGGTTTCAGTACGGCCCTGCAAAATATCGGCGAAGTCAGAAACACCGGCTGGGAGTTTGTGCTCAGCACCGTAAACGTTGACAGAAAAATTAAATGGTCAACGGACTTTAACCTGTCGACGTACCGAAACAAAGTGGTGAAATTAGGTCCCCAGGGTGATCCAATTTACTCGGGAAACAACGTTACCCAGATTGGCCAGCCTATCGGGATGTTCTATGGTTGGCTGACCGATGGGATCTTTAAAACCCAGGCTGAACTGGACAAGGGACCATTTTATAACCCAACTGGCAGTGACCGCTCGCACGTGGGGGATATCCGATTTGTGGACATCAACGGCGATGGCGTCATTACAAATGCGGATAAAACGATCATGGGCTCGCCCTATCCTGATTTCTATTATGGCATGACGAACCGCGTCAGCTATAAAAATATCAGCCTGAGTTTCACGCTGCAGGGTTCGCAGGGGAGCCAGATCTATAATACCTCACGCGGTGGAGGCAATAGTGGACGGGCTCGTGTGCGAGGCTATGCGTTCAGCAATAACTACTGGAAATCGGAACAGGACCCTGGTGATGGCAAGACACCCCGCCCCAACGATACGCCAACGGGTGGCGTTCGGCTACCCAGCCAGCTCTTCCTGGATACCGGTACCTATCTGCGGGTCAATAACATCTCGTTAGCGTATGTACTGCCCGCCAATATTGTACAAAAACTAGGGCTCAATTCCCTTCGAGTTTATGTAAA
Coding sequences:
- a CDS encoding TonB-dependent receptor; this translates as MRYFLRVTRKALLHSGLLFVCYQAPAQLLASTKINAVSTHAVQATTISLREVLIQFKARYHVDILFEDRLVNQSVNSSVIETTATLEENLTKVLQPYDLRFKKIKDGVYVIVKSRKAQSTASQGLPTGSETTDILPTTPLNRTSLQPYNSLEMHLPAPADIPVQGKVIDDKGEGLPGVSIVIKGTQKGTTTDADGNYKLDVPTAAAILIFSFVGYLPQEVNVGNRTVVDVTLKTDDKTLDEIVVVGYGTVKKKDLTGSVGVISSKEVKDLGVTRIEQGLAGRVAGVQVKAVSGEPGAAPQIRVRGIGSISAGAGPLYVVDGFPTDNIQTLNPNDIETLDILKDASATAIYGSRGSNGVVIINTKRGKSGKANITLDTYYGWQKVSKVPIMKNSLQQAQFFYDGMRNKNLDAGKDVTGPPTAWFTPVPAIIMDVIEGRNTTDENSLDKVLITAPQRQIQLAATGGSENIRYAVSGEYFNQDGIIINSGFKRYSLRTNIDAQLTKRLSLKLNFNPSYTDQRSLPSTGVSGGTASTLGIVASTLQIHNFRPLLDANGNYFNYAGLADMADIYNPLAVAKETITSQKGLRLLGNINLDYQIMDGLKFNVLIGGSLISGKGMYFRPQRVYFANELALGTDNSSLITNWLTEYTLNYTKSFNKHSISALAGYTVQKEHGESNLLSSNKFPNNLVPTLSAVGGLITNGTSSIYEWSLLSYLARVNYNYNSKYYVTTSIRTDGSSRFGTENKYGIFPSVALAWRISDESFLKNIRALNELKLRTSYGETGNNNIGNYDQYGTIAYENYGLGNSVATAIAPGRIGNPSLTWEKQTSINFGVDASFFNNRISGSIDHFQSKNTDLLLNVNIPNNTGFSTALQNIGEVRNTGWEFVLSTVNVDRKIKWSTDFNLSTYRNKVVKLGPQGDPIYSGNNVTQIGQPIGMFYGWLTDGIFKTQAELDKGPFYNPTGSDRSHVGDIRFVDINGDGVITNADKTIMGSPYPDFYYGMTNRVSYKNISLSFTLQGSQGSQIYNTSRGGGNSGRARVRGYAFSNNYWKSEQDPGDGKTPRPNDTPTGGVRLPSQLFLDTGTYLRVNNISLAYVLPANIVQKLGLNSLRVYVNASNPFLITKNTAFNPDVSTTDNPLTPGVEANDYPLPKSLLIGLNVGF